The nucleotide sequence TCTCATCTGAAACGGGATCTTGTTGATCGTCGTCTTGTTCTAGAAGTGGATTAGACTCAAGCGCTTGCTGAATTTCTTGTTGTAATTCAAGCGTCGAAAGTTGCAACAAACGAATAGCCTGTTGTAGCTGTGGCGTCATTGCCAGTTGCTGACTAAGACGAAGTTGCAGACTTTGTTTCATAATAATGCGATGAGTCCTTTGCTGTTGTCATCCATGACAGAGTAAAAGTGAATCAAAGATTACAGGCGGAAGCCTTCACCTAAGTAAACACGTTTAACTTGCTCATTTTCAAGAATTTCTTCTGGTGAACCATGAGCGATAAGGTGACCTTGGCTGACGATATAAGCACGTTCACACACATCTAATGTTTCACGAACGTTATGGTCAGTAATCAGTACACCTAATCCATAATCACGTAGATGCTGGATAATTTTTTTAATATCTAATACCGAAATAGGGTCAACACCCGCAAAAGGTTCATCTAATAAAATGAATTTAGGGTTTGCTGCCAATGCCCGCGCGATTTCAACGCGGCGGCGTTCTCCCCCTGATAATGATTGCCCTAAGCTGTTACGTAAGTGGCTGACATTAAACTCTTCTAGCAGTTCTTCTGCTCGATCTTTTCGTTCTTCAGGCGTTAAATCATGGCGGATTTCTAAGATCCCCATAATGTTGTCATAAACGCTTAAGCGTCTAAAAATAGACGCCTCTTGAGGAAGATAGCCAATGCCTTTACGTGCTCGTTCATGTAACGGTAACAGCGTAATGTCTTCATCATCAATTGTAATACTACCTGCATCACGAGCGACAATGCCAACAACCATATAGAATGTGGTTGTTTTACCTGCACCATTTGGTCCAAGTAAGCCGACAATCTCACCTGAATTAACGTTCAGGCTTACATCACCGACGACGGTGCGCCCTTTGTATGCTTTCGCTAAATTTTCAGCTTTTAACAGCGCCATAAAGTGTTACTTACCTTTGTTGTTAACACCAGGGCCTTTCTCTTGCAACTGGGAAGGCAGTAAAACAGTAGTCACTTGTTTACCTTTACCGCTAAAAGCTTCCATTTGCTGAGTTGGGACGAGATAAGTGATCTTATCACCGGTGATATTACTGTCTAATTGTTCAAGATAGGCTTTACCCGTTAAGGTCATTAACTCTTTATCCATTTCATAGGTCATTTTCTCGCCACGACCTTTGATAGGTTTACCATCATCTTGTAACTGATAAAAAGTCACTGGGTTACCAAAAGCTTCTATTACGATCCTTTTGGAGTCACCACCTGGGCGTGTGACAACAACTTTATCAGCACGAATATCGATAGAACCTTGTTTGATCACAACATTTTGTGTAAAGGTTGTGACGTTTTTTTCTAGATCAAGCGACTGTTTCTCTGAGTTCACAACGATAGGTTGTTGTGTGTCATCTTTTAGCGCCATCGCAGGTACACTTATCGCTAAAAGTGTACCGATAATCAGTGTATTACGGATTTTTTGATTCATTAGGGATCTCATAATAGGTGTTTACCTTTTCAATCAGCTCTGCACGTTTCTCGCGCAGATTGCCTCGCATTTTTAAGCCGACTGATTTCAGTCCGACGCCGATAATAGTCACTTCATCATCAGAGGAAACATCCTGTGTATCCAAATTTGCGATAGCATTGTCTGTGCTTATTCTCTGTAGTTGAGAATCATCGGTTAAACTATCAATTTGAACATCGCCATAAAGATAGAGCATTTTACTGTTTGTCAGCTTGGCTTTATTCGCACGTACTGTCCATGTTGCATCCCCTGTCGGTGAATAGGTAGTTAAGACAGGGTTAGTAAACCATGTAAACTTTTGCTGAGCATAATTTTTGACATCATCAGCAACAAGTTTATATCCGAGTATACCCGTTGGCTCGTAAACAAAAGATATCGATGATTTGGATTGATAAGTTGGCTGACCATCATCAACAATCTCACCATCACCGAATTCAGTGTTATTAGTGTAGTTCCAGCCAATCAGCCCAAGGGCGATAATGGCAAGAATTAAGGTAAACCAGGATTTTAATTTATTCATTCTGTATCGTTATACGTTAAATCGAAAGACCTTTAGCTTCTTCAAGCCGACCTTGCGCTAAAAGGATTAAATCACACAATTCTCGTACTGCACCACGACCACCCGCAATGCGAGTTACATAATTAGCATGAGGTGTAAGTAATGGATGAGCATCAGCCACGGCGACAGAAAGTCCCACTTTTTCCATTACAGGTAAATCAATCAGGTCGTCACCAATATAGGCTGTTTGTTCAGGTTTAAGGTTTAGTGTATCTAACAGTTGTTGATACGCCAAAAGCTTATTATGCTGACCTTGGTAAAGATATGTAATACCAAGGGTTTTAGCACGGTCTTCTAACAGTTTAGACTGACGACCTGTAATGATAGCAACCTCAATGCCGGATGTAAGCAAACAACGGATTCCATACCCATCACGGACATTAAAAGCTTTTAATTCTTCGCCATTATTGCCCATGTAAATGAGTCCGTCTGACATCACACCATCAACATCACAAATCAGCAATTGGATTTTTTCTGCTTTTTTGATGATTTGTTCGCTTACTGCACCATAACAAGTTTCTATCATTGTATTCATTTTTATCCTTCGAACGTTATGACTATCTTATACAACACCAGCCTGTAATAAATCATGCATATGTAAAACACCTAACAGGATATCACTATCTTGTTCTGTTACTAATAGCGAGGTGATATGTTTTGCTTGCATTAAATTCAGTGCTTCAACGGCCAAACAATCTGGGCGAATACGAATACCGCCTCTTGTCATCACATCAGAGATTTTGGCATTATTTAGATCTATCCCTAAATCAAATATTCTTCGTAAGTCACCGTCAGTAAAGATACCGTTGATCAGCATATTATCATCGCAAATGACGGTCATTCCTAATTTTTTACGGGTTATCTCGACAAGTGCTTCACGTAAAGTGGCATCTTTGGTGACACGCGGAATATCTGCCTCTTTATTCATTAAATCACTGACATGAAGGAGTAATTTACGACCTAGTGCACCACCAGGATGAGAAAGTGCAAAATCTTCAGCGGTAAAACCACGGGCACGTAAAAGTGCGATCGCTAGCGCATCCCCCATGACCAAGGTTGCCGTTGTACTGGTTGTTGGGGCAAGTCCTAAAGGACAGGCTTCTTTAGGTACTTTGATACAAAGATGAATATCGGACGCTTTCCCCATTGTACTTTGAGGAGTGCGTGTCATACAAATCAGAGTTATTTGTTTACGTTTAAGTACTGGAATAAGCGCAAGGATCTCGCTGGCTTCCCCTGAGTTTGAAATCGCTAGGACGATATCTTTTTCTGTCACCATTCCTAAGTCACCGTGGCTGGCTTCACCAGGATGAACAAAGAAAGAAGGTGTTCCTGTACTGGCGAATGTTGCAGCAATTTTATGCCCAATATGGCCAGATTTACCCATACCCATCACAATCACTCGACCTTGACAGTGAAAAATTTTTTCACAGGCAAGCGTAAAATCATCGTTGATATATTGTTCTAGTTCAGCTAACCCATCACGCTCAATATGAAGGACTTTTTTACCCGCTTGCTGAAAATCAAACTCGGTCATTTTTTTGTACCATTTATTTTAGGTTAAGAGAGAATGTGCGACGCACAACACCGTAATATAAACAATAAAGCAAACTAACAAGAATATCCCTTTTCCTCGATTAAGACGCTGTTTGCGCCCTAATGAAAAGAGAGAAAACAGTAAACTGGCGACACCAAGTACAGCAAAACTAAAATAAAATGTATTGATATTAAATGTGCTTGGTGAGAGTAATGCTGGCATGCCCAAGACAAAAGTTAGATTGAAAATATTAGCACCTATAATATTCCCTAATGCTAACTCATTCTCGCGTCTTAGTGCTGCCACAATGGTTGTTGCTAACTCAGGTAGGCTTGTTCCAATAGATAGCAAGGTTAAACCAACAAAAAATCCACTAAGATGATACTGTTGCATTAAAATAAAGACATTATCTAATATCATTTGGGTCGCAACTGGAATAATCAGTAACGCAATAACGACCCAAAAAAGTGCAACAGAATTACGGGGATTTGTCTGTAATTCAAAACGGGTTAAGGTTTCTAAAGGTAATACGTGGCGCTCTTGTGCTAGTGTTTTATGCATTGTTTTTATCATTAGAAAAATGGATGCAAAACCAATAAAAAAGAGCAGTGTGCCTTCTCTGAGCCTTAAGTTTCCGCTAGAAACAATAATGCCAACGAGCATGATGACTATAATCATCAAGGGAAGCTCTTTTTTTAGCACTGCGGACTGAATGTTCATGGGGTAAATCATCGCGCCAATACCTGCGATGAGGAGAAGGTTGGTGAGTGTCGAGCCAATGGCTGTCCCGATAGCGATATCCGGCAAATTATGAACTGCGGCATCAGTCGAAACAAAAAGCTCAGGCAGTGAAGTACCTGTACCTACAATTAAGATACCGATGACGGCTGGCGGAATTTTTAACGATTGCGCAAAAACGCTCGCACCATAAACTAATCGGTCTGATGCATAAACAAGTAACATCAACCCAAAAATTAAAAGAGACAAAGTAATCAACATGCCATCAGTTTTCCAACAAAATGAGCGAATAAAGAAAAAACCAATAAGACAGGGCTGATAAAAAAACATATTGTCAAAAGGTTTTGCTAATTCACCATATTTTGACTAGCCAAGCACGAAAAGTAAAATTAACCGTGCAATAAATTGCTAAATAGTGGTGATTTCTTTGTAACATGGCGAATGACCTGCCAAAATAGCGTAAAAATTCGTTTATGCAGACAGGCTTGAGGATGTTTTATTCATGAACGCACAATCTGACAATCTAATTGAAGTGCGCAATATGAACTTCACTCGCGGTAGCAGAAAGATCTTCTCTGAGATCAATCTTGTTGTACCGAGAGGGAAAGTGACTGCGATTATGGGCCCTTCAGGGATTGGTAAAACAACCTTGTTACGCCTAATGGGAGGACAAATCCTTCCAGATAGTGGTGAAATTTGGTTTGATGGCGACAATATTCCTGCGCTATCACGTTCTGCGTTGTATCAGGCAAGAAAAAAAATGAGTATGCTTTTTCAATCAGGCGCACTGTTCACAGACATGAATGTGTTTGAAAATGTGGCGTTTCCACTAAGAGAGCATACAAATTTACCTGAAGCATTGATCCGTACAACGGTGATGATGAAACTTGAAGCCGTGGGATTACGTGGTGCGGCAAGTTTAATGCCTTCTGAATTATCAGGAGGAATGGCGCGAAGGGCGGCATTAGCAAGAGCTATCGCGCTTGATCCTGAACTGATTATGTTTGATGAGCCTTTTGTTGGGCAAGATCCTATCACAATGGGTGTGCTGGTTAAGCTAATTGATGAGTTAAATCATGCGCTTGGTGTGACTTGTGTTGTGGTTTCCCATGATGTACCCGAAGTGTTAAGTATCGCAGATTACGCTTATATTGTTGCGGAGCAGAAAGTGATTGCTCAAGGCAGTGCACAAGAATTACAGGATAATCCAGATAGGCAAGTAAGGCAGTTTTTAGATGGTATTGCTGATGGCCCTGTGCCTTTCCGTTTTCCTGCGGGAGATTATCAGGACGACCTATTAGGACGAGGAAATTAGTACGTGGTAAATTTATTATCTCGCATTGGCACTAGAGCATTGGCGATTTTTGCTACCTTCGGAAGAGCTGGCATTATGCTCTTTCGAGCATTAGTCGGTAAGCCCGAATTTCGTAAACAGTGGCCTCTGTTAATGAAGCAACTGTATAACGTTGGTGTTCAATCCTTATTAATTATCATGGTGTCTGGACTGTTTATTGGCATGGTGTTGGGATTACAAGGCTATCTTGTTTTAACCACTTTTAGTGCTGAAGCTAGTCTTGGCATGATGGTCGCACTTTCATTGTTAAGAGAATTAGGTCCTGTGGTGACTGCATTATTATTTGCAGGTCGAGCAGGTTCAGCCTTAACTGCTGAAATCGGCTTAATGAAAGCCACAGAACAAATTTCTAGTTTAGAAATGATGGCAGTCGATCCTTTAAGACGTGTCGTTGCTCCTCGCTTTTGGGCGGGGCTTATTAGTATGCCATTACTTTCACTTATTTTTGTTGCCATCGGTATTTGGGGCGGTGCAATTGTGGGGGTGGATTGGAAAGGGATCGATGAAGGCTTTTTCTGGGCATCTATGCAGGGTGCCGTTGAATGGCGACTCGATTTAGTGAACTGCTTTATTAAAAGTGTCGTTTTTGCCATTACCGTCACTTGGATAGCGCTCTTTAACGGGTATGACGCAATCCCAACATCAGAAGGGATTAGCAGAGCAACAACACGTACTGTTGTTCATTCATCGTTAGCCGTATTGGGTTTAGATTTTGTGCTAACAGCACTGATGTTTGGGAACTAAGTCATGCAAAGTAAAAAAATTGAAGTTTGGGTTGGTCTATTTGTTCTGATTGCGTTAGCTGCTGTGATTTTCTTATGCCTTAAAGTCGCTGATATTAAAGAAATGGGTAATCAACCGACTTATCGCGTTTATGCCAGCTTCGGTAATATTGGTGGGTTAAAAGAGCGCTCTCCAGTTAAGATTGGTGGTGTGGTGATTGGTCGTGTTTCTTCTATCACCTTAAAAGAAGAAGATGAAGGAAACTATCGCCCTGAAGTCGCGCTCGATATTCTGAGCATTTATGACCACATTCCAGAAAGTAGCTCACTGTCTATTCGTACATCTGGTTTATTAGGTGAGCAGTTCCTTGCATTGAATTTAGGTTTTTATGATGAAGCGTTAGATTCTACTCTGTTAAAAGACGGGGGACGGATCACAAACACCAATTCAGCAATGGTGCTAGAAGATCTTATTGGTCAATTCCTTTATAAAACGGGTGATGGTGATGATTCAGCTAAATCTGAATCTAAACCAACAGAAGAACACTCTGCATTACCTTAATCATGAATTCCTATACGATGCACTTATACATTTAGCTAGATTTAGCGTAATAAATGCATCGTATTATTGAAACCCTATTTGAGGAGAAGCGAACATATGTTTAAACGCTTATTGATGGTCGCACTATTAGTGATAACGCCTTTTGCCATGGCGGTAGATAAAACCAATCCTTACGCATTGATGGAAGATGCGGCTCAAAAGACCTTTAGTAAATTAAAAAATGAACAGCCTGAAATTCGTAAAAATCCTGAACTTTTACGTCAAATTGTTCAGCAAGAATTACTGCCTTATGTGCATATTAAATATGCAGGTGCATTAGTGTTAGGGCCTCATTATCGTAATGCAACACCTGCGCAACGTGATGCTTATTTCACTGCATTTGAAGCGTATCTTGCCCAAGTTTATGGTCAAGCATTAGCAATGTATGAAGGTCAAGAATACCGTATTGAGCCAGCAAAACCTTTCGCAGATAAATCAACGCTAACTATTCGCGTCACCATTATCGATACAAATGGTCGCCCACCTGTTCGCCTTGATTTCCAATGGCGTAAAAACAGTAAAACAGGCGAATGGCAAGCTTATGATATGATTGCTGAAGGTGTAAGCATGATCACAACCAAACAGAATGAGTGGTCAGATATTTTAAATTCTAAAGGTGTTGATGGTTTAACAAAACAGTTAGAAATCAGTGCTAAAACACCAATCACACTGGATGAGAAAAAATAACATGTCAGCTTCGTTAAATTGGGAAAAAAAGGATGGTGTCCTTTATTTCCAAGGAACGCTAGATCGTGAAACGTTATTGCCTGCTTGGCAGCAACGTAAAGCATTATTAGCTGATATTAATATCATTGATATTTCTGCCTTAGGACATATTGATTCAACAGGGTTGGCACTTTTTGTTCACTTAAAAGCAGAAATGGAAGAGCAAAATCGTCAATTTATTATTCAAGGTGTCAGTGAGCGTTTTCAAACCTTAATTACACTCTATGATCTTGATGAAATTATGAATATTGCCTAATACAGATTTTGAGTAAAGGTATTAAAAAGCCCCCTTCATGATACTTTTATCATTAAGGGGGTTTTTGATGGTTTAAGAGTAGGGCGGATTCCATTAGGATAGACGACTGATTATTATTTTAACGTTGAGATTGAGCAATTATGGATACAAATGAAATCAAACAAGTATTAATGGACAGCCTGTCGTTAGATGAAGTCATCGTCAATGGTGATGGTAGTCATTTTCAAGTTGTCGTTGTTGGCGCAATGTTTGAGGGAATGAGCAGAGTAAAACAGCAACAAACCATTTATGCCCCTTTGATGGAATATATCGCAGATAACCGT is from Proteus columbae and encodes:
- the ibaG gene encoding BolA family iron metabolism protein IbaG, with amino-acid sequence MDTNEIKQVLMDSLSLDEVIVNGDGSHFQVVVVGAMFEGMSRVKQQQTIYAPLMEYIADNRIHALSIKAYTPEEWKRDRKLNGL
- the lptA gene encoding lipopolysaccharide ABC transporter substrate-binding protein LptA gives rise to the protein MNQKIRNTLIIGTLLAISVPAMALKDDTQQPIVVNSEKQSLDLEKNVTTFTQNVVIKQGSIDIRADKVVVTRPGGDSKRIVIEAFGNPVTFYQLQDDGKPIKGRGEKMTYEMDKELMTLTGKAYLEQLDSNITGDKITYLVPTQQMEAFSGKGKQVTTVLLPSQLQEKGPGVNNKGK
- the mlaC gene encoding phospholipid-binding protein MlaC codes for the protein MFKRLLMVALLVITPFAMAVDKTNPYALMEDAAQKTFSKLKNEQPEIRKNPELLRQIVQQELLPYVHIKYAGALVLGPHYRNATPAQRDAYFTAFEAYLAQVYGQALAMYEGQEYRIEPAKPFADKSTLTIRVTIIDTNGRPPVRLDFQWRKNSKTGEWQAYDMIAEGVSMITTKQNEWSDILNSKGVDGLTKQLEISAKTPITLDEKK
- the mlaF gene encoding phospholipid ABC transporter ATP-binding protein MlaF gives rise to the protein MNAQSDNLIEVRNMNFTRGSRKIFSEINLVVPRGKVTAIMGPSGIGKTTLLRLMGGQILPDSGEIWFDGDNIPALSRSALYQARKKMSMLFQSGALFTDMNVFENVAFPLREHTNLPEALIRTTVMMKLEAVGLRGAASLMPSELSGGMARRAALARAIALDPELIMFDEPFVGQDPITMGVLVKLIDELNHALGVTCVVVSHDVPEVLSIADYAYIVAEQKVIAQGSAQELQDNPDRQVRQFLDGIADGPVPFRFPAGDYQDDLLGRGN
- the kdsC gene encoding 3-deoxy-manno-octulosonate-8-phosphatase KdsC codes for the protein MNTMIETCYGAVSEQIIKKAEKIQLLICDVDGVMSDGLIYMGNNGEELKAFNVRDGYGIRCLLTSGIEVAIITGRQSKLLEDRAKTLGITYLYQGQHNKLLAYQQLLDTLNLKPEQTAYIGDDLIDLPVMEKVGLSVAVADAHPLLTPHANYVTRIAGGRGAVRELCDLILLAQGRLEEAKGLSI
- the lptC gene encoding LPS export ABC transporter periplasmic protein LptC yields the protein MNKLKSWFTLILAIIALGLIGWNYTNNTEFGDGEIVDDGQPTYQSKSSISFVYEPTGILGYKLVADDVKNYAQQKFTWFTNPVLTTYSPTGDATWTVRANKAKLTNSKMLYLYGDVQIDSLTDDSQLQRISTDNAIANLDTQDVSSDDEVTIIGVGLKSVGLKMRGNLREKRAELIEKVNTYYEIPNESKNP
- the kdsD gene encoding arabinose-5-phosphate isomerase KdsD; amino-acid sequence: MTEFDFQQAGKKVLHIERDGLAELEQYINDDFTLACEKIFHCQGRVIVMGMGKSGHIGHKIAATFASTGTPSFFVHPGEASHGDLGMVTEKDIVLAISNSGEASEILALIPVLKRKQITLICMTRTPQSTMGKASDIHLCIKVPKEACPLGLAPTTSTTATLVMGDALAIALLRARGFTAEDFALSHPGGALGRKLLLHVSDLMNKEADIPRVTKDATLREALVEITRKKLGMTVICDDNMLINGIFTDGDLRRIFDLGIDLNNAKISDVMTRGGIRIRPDCLAVEALNLMQAKHITSLLVTEQDSDILLGVLHMHDLLQAGVV
- the mlaB gene encoding lipid asymmetry maintenance protein MlaB; this encodes MSASLNWEKKDGVLYFQGTLDRETLLPAWQQRKALLADINIIDISALGHIDSTGLALFVHLKAEMEEQNRQFIIQGVSERFQTLITLYDLDEIMNIA
- the mlaE gene encoding lipid asymmetry maintenance ABC transporter permease subunit MlaE — protein: MVNLLSRIGTRALAIFATFGRAGIMLFRALVGKPEFRKQWPLLMKQLYNVGVQSLLIIMVSGLFIGMVLGLQGYLVLTTFSAEASLGMMVALSLLRELGPVVTALLFAGRAGSALTAEIGLMKATEQISSLEMMAVDPLRRVVAPRFWAGLISMPLLSLIFVAIGIWGGAIVGVDWKGIDEGFFWASMQGAVEWRLDLVNCFIKSVVFAITVTWIALFNGYDAIPTSEGISRATTRTVVHSSLAVLGLDFVLTALMFGN
- a CDS encoding calcium/sodium antiporter; the encoded protein is MLITLSLLIFGLMLLVYASDRLVYGASVFAQSLKIPPAVIGILIVGTGTSLPELFVSTDAAVHNLPDIAIGTAIGSTLTNLLLIAGIGAMIYPMNIQSAVLKKELPLMIIVIMLVGIIVSSGNLRLREGTLLFFIGFASIFLMIKTMHKTLAQERHVLPLETLTRFELQTNPRNSVALFWVVIALLIIPVATQMILDNVFILMQQYHLSGFFVGLTLLSIGTSLPELATTIVAALRRENELALGNIIGANIFNLTFVLGMPALLSPSTFNINTFYFSFAVLGVASLLFSLFSLGRKQRLNRGKGIFLLVCFIVYITVLCVAHSLLT
- the mlaD gene encoding outer membrane lipid asymmetry maintenance protein MlaD, producing the protein MQSKKIEVWVGLFVLIALAAVIFLCLKVADIKEMGNQPTYRVYASFGNIGGLKERSPVKIGGVVIGRVSSITLKEEDEGNYRPEVALDILSIYDHIPESSSLSIRTSGLLGEQFLALNLGFYDEALDSTLLKDGGRITNTNSAMVLEDLIGQFLYKTGDGDDSAKSESKPTEEHSALP
- the lptB gene encoding LPS export ABC transporter ATP-binding protein, producing MALLKAENLAKAYKGRTVVGDVSLNVNSGEIVGLLGPNGAGKTTTFYMVVGIVARDAGSITIDDEDITLLPLHERARKGIGYLPQEASIFRRLSVYDNIMGILEIRHDLTPEERKDRAEELLEEFNVSHLRNSLGQSLSGGERRRVEIARALAANPKFILLDEPFAGVDPISVLDIKKIIQHLRDYGLGVLITDHNVRETLDVCERAYIVSQGHLIAHGSPEEILENEQVKRVYLGEGFRL